ATATTGTCAATATTTTTCGGGCTAAAATTGTTGATGTAAACCGAGAAACTATGGTTATTGAATTAACAGGTGAATCCGATAAAATCGATGCTTTATGTGAAGTTTTAGAGGAGCATGGGATTATTGAAATAGTTCGTACAGGTAAAATAGCTGTCTCCAGGGGACCAGAGGCAGTTAAGCACAATATTGAATAGACATAATTTTAAACATAAAGGGACCTGCCTCTCATAATCTGCACAGAGAGGCAGGTCCCTTTAAAATAAGGAGGATTTTTCTATTTATGTGGATAGTTCCTTAGTGTAAAGCCGATAGCGTTTAATTATGGAGCTTCCTACATCTTCTTGAATAAGTTTATTTACCACTTGATTACCCTCTTGAATAAAGGATAATTCTGCTTGTTGAAATCCTTTTTTCTTTACATAACTTATCATCTCAGTTACTAACAAGGCACTTAACCCAAGATGGTTAAATTCCGGGCTTACTGCCAGTATTGCCAAACGAACTGCTCTTTTAGTTCCATTGTTTTGATCAGGAACAGCTAAACAAAGCCCGGCTGGAGCTTCTTTAACTTCTGCAAATAAACAAAATTCAGGTTTAAATCGCTTGCGAAAATCATGAAGGATATGGCTAACTTCCCCTAAGGTTAATGGGGTATATCCCCAATTTTCCACCATTGCTGAATTGTAAATACTTAAAAATTTTTCGGCTTCCTCACGTAGTTTATTAAAACGAATAGGACGGATTATTACTTGCTTAGATTTTTGGAGACGCAAGCTAATTTTATGTAGACGGGGAGATATCTGCTGACTGCTAGACCAATGGTAGGCATAGAGATCATGGAGTTTACGATAACCTGCTTTTTCCAGAAGATCTTGATAGTAAGGATGATTATAGGAAAGGAAAAAAGGATTTTGTTGTTCAAAGCCTTCTACAAGAAGTCCCAAATTGTCAGCTGTCGACAAAGTCACAGGGCCAACGATTTGCTTTTTACCCTGCTTTTGGAGCCAGTTTTCTGCAGCCTTCAGCAGCCCTTGGGCAGCTTCAAAATTATTATCTACTTCCCATAGACCAAAAAAGCCAATACTTTGATCAGCCAGGTAATGATCATGAGAGGCAATAATTCTGCCAATAACTTTATTGTTTAAGAAAGCTAAATAGCACTGCCAAGAAATATGTTGAAGAAATTGGTTAAACCTTGGGTTTAATTTTTTTTTGGTTATTTCCAGGGGCGGTAATTTACTCCGTTCTGCTGGGCTATACAGATTTTTTTCAAGCTGCCAAAATAGGTTAAAATCCCGAGCCCTTTGAACAGGGTGTATTTCTAATGCCATTTTAGTCACCTCTTTTTCTATCTATCTATTTTAAGATATGAACTAATTACCTTTTTTGTTTAAGAGATTGTTTTAGCAAAAGGTAAGGCAGGGGCATAAGATAACATAGATTAAGAAAGGAGGTCAAAAAATGGCTGAATATTCTCGTAGAGAATGGCTGGAAAAAATCCATGATGCAGTTAGGGATGAAGCTGGGGACGCCGCTTATTATCGGCAACTCTCCGGTATGGCACCAAATTATGAAGCACGTCAAATGATCCGGAGTATGGAAAATGATGAAATGCGTCATCACCGGGAGTTAAAGGAACTATACCAATCAATGAAAGGTAAAAAAAGCACTTATGAACAGTCCAAGCCGGTAATTCATAGTTATAAGGACGCATTAGAAACTCGCTTCCATGCTGAAACCAATGATTTTAACAAATATAAGGGATACTATTTATCTGCGGATAACAAGCAAATGCGTGATCTGTTTTTTGATATTATGCATGACGAAGCAAAGCATGCTATGTACTTACAATATCTTATGCAGAAGCACTGCTGTATGATGATGAAGGAGCAAATGGAAGAGCATATGCGTATGCATGAGGAAGAACATAACCAAAATCAGAACGATCAATATGATAATGACGGCAATAATAATTACAATCCCCATGACCAGGAGGAGTATTGGAATAATGATGACTACAATGATCCTGGTTGCAACCTTATGTCTGAAGCAGATGACTATTATGAAGATTATGGGGTAGAAGATTATATAGCCGGGGCAGATGACGATACAACAGCTTACGATTACAAAGCCCAGGATTATACAGTAGATGATTATTATGAAGTTGAAGACTATATGGCGGAAGCTGCCACGGACAATGATGTTAAAGAAGAAACTAGTTACTATCGCCCCCCCTCATATAAACATAAACCAAAGTTTTAAAAGTAAAAGGCAAGGAAAATAATTTTTCTTGCCTTTTACTTTTAGTTAAAGCTTATAATTAATAAAACGTACTCCAAGCTGATAGGCTAGTAGTGACCAAATGAGAAAATAAAGTAAAGATTTACCTTTAAGCCGGGTAATTTTTATACTTAAGACAGCTAAAATTAAATAAAAGGCGGCAGCTAACAGAAAGGGCTCGAAGTATTTAATTGCCACTATATTAGAACCTGATTCCAAATTTTGGACAATAGTTGTAAAAAGTAAAGAAGAAAAGATGCTGCTTCTTTGAATTAAAATAGCCCAAAGCAGGGATAAATTTAGTTCCCATGATAAGCCTTTTAATTTAGTTAACAGAAAAGTCATAATCCCTGCCAAAATAAGTAAAGGAAGTTTATCGCCAATTTCCGGCAGAGAGGAGTTAATTTTTATTTGATTAATTATGGAAAGAAAGCTAGGCAGCAAAGGAGCCAGCAGCAGCAAAAATAAATAGTAGCTAAAGCTAATTTTTTTCAAAAAAACCACCCCGTTATAAAACGCTAAAGGTAATAATTGGGTATTAGGCTGAAAAAATCCTGCTTAAAGTTAAAAATCATGCAGATTCGTTTATCTATCTTGATTGGATTGAGGTTTTAAAAAGATTTTTCCTTTTTAAATACTACCGGTCTTTTTCTTTTAGGTTTGATCGTTTGGTTTTGTGTAGCGGCAGCAAGTGTTCTTGTGCAGTTTTACACGGGACAAATTTAGGCAAGTAAGACACAAAAGCGAGGGTTGTCCCTCGCTTTTGTGTCTTATAGGTTCATATTTACACTTCTTTAATAGCTTCTGTAGGGCAGGCTTCAATTGATTCTTTTGCGCCTTCTTCTTTATCTTCTGGAACTTCATTAACAATAGAATGTGATAAACCGTCGTCATTCCACTCAAAAATTTCTGGAGCTATGTCAATGCAAGCTCCACAAGCAATACATAAATCTTGGTCTACAGTTACCTTCAACTTATTCACCTCCTAAGCTCTTCCGCCATAGTTTATACAGTTCCTTACCAAATAATTCATAAAATAAAGTAATTTCAAGTCTCGAATTAATCTGAACAATAGATTTTAGGAAAATATTTTTCATAAAGTTCTTGATTCCAGTAACCATAATATTCATGCTTTTGACGAAGGCTGCGTAAATTCAAAATATTTAGTTCAGCGAAGACAATTTCCTCCTGGTTCCAAGTTTTGGCTTCCCGGACTATGCCGTCTTCCTGGGGTGTCAACTCTAATGGTCCATAAATGCCAGCTTTGCCGGTAAAAGTTAACCCAAAAAAATTAGGACAAACAAGTGCACTTTTGACACCATAGACAGGGCTTTCTTGGACCCGAGGCCAAATACCCCGTAAAGCCCGCCAATAGTTAAATTCTTCTGGGTTGGCTGTAGGCAGCATAATCAAATCTGCCCCCAATAAGGTTAAAAGGCGGAATGTTTCAAAATAAGTGGCATCCATACAAATAGG
The DNA window shown above is from Bacillota bacterium LX-D and carries:
- a CDS encoding GNAT family N-acetyltransferase — translated: MALEIHPVQRARDFNLFWQLEKNLYSPAERSKLPPLEITKKKLNPRFNQFLQHISWQCYLAFLNNKVIGRIIASHDHYLADQSIGFFGLWEVDNNFEAAQGLLKAAENWLQKQGKKQIVGPVTLSTADNLGLLVEGFEQQNPFFLSYNHPYYQDLLEKAGYRKLHDLYAYHWSSSQQISPRLHKISLRLQKSKQVIIRPIRFNKLREEAEKFLSIYNSAMVENWGYTPLTLGEVSHILHDFRKRFKPEFCLFAEVKEAPAGLCLAVPDQNNGTKRAVRLAILAVSPEFNHLGLSALLVTEMISYVKKKGFQQAELSFIQEGNQVVNKLIQEDVGSSIIKRYRLYTKELST
- a CDS encoding ferritin-like domain-containing protein translates to MAEYSRREWLEKIHDAVRDEAGDAAYYRQLSGMAPNYEARQMIRSMENDEMRHHRELKELYQSMKGKKSTYEQSKPVIHSYKDALETRFHAETNDFNKYKGYYLSADNKQMRDLFFDIMHDEAKHAMYLQYLMQKHCCMMMKEQMEEHMRMHEEEHNQNQNDQYDNDGNNNYNPHDQEEYWNNDDYNDPGCNLMSEADDYYEDYGVEDYIAGADDDTTAYDYKAQDYTVDDYYEVEDYMAEAATDNDVKEETSYYRPPSYKHKPKF
- a CDS encoding ferredoxin, with product MKVTVDQDLCIACGACIDIAPEIFEWNDDGLSHSIVNEVPEDKEEGAKESIEACPTEAIKEV